The genomic interval CCCGGCGGGCCGGCCGCACCGGCCCGATCTCTGGTTCGTGCGCAGCCGCGACTACGCCGGCGTCGGTTCCGCGCTCGCCTGGACCCGGCCGCTGGTCGTGGCGCCCGGCGGCCGGGTGCGGCGGCGCATCGTCACCGTCGTCGCCGACGGCAGGCTACGCTCCCGACAGGTCGCCGACCTCGCCGAGACGGTGGCGGCGATCCCGGCCGAGGCGGCCCGGTCGTGAGCGCCGGCCGTCGGGCCGAGCCCGCTGGCGCGACCGTCCGGGCCGGCGGCGAACCTCGGCGGTTGGCGTACCACGGGGGCCAGGCGACGAGAGGCGGCGAGGCGACGATGGCACGTCCCGGCGTACCGGATCCGGCGCTCGCCGACCGGCCGCCCGGCACCGCCGTACTCCGGGTCGAGGGTCGCGACGTCGCCCGGTACACCTGGCGGCCCGACCTGCCACTGGCGATGTCCCCGCGCCCCTATCTGCACCCGGTACGCACCCTCGCCGGCAGTACGGTCACCGACGCCGCCCCCGACTCGCACCCGCACCAGCTCGGGATCAGCCTCGCCGCCCCGGACGTCGGCGGGCGCAACTTCTGGGGCGGGCGCACCTTCGTGGCCGGACACGGCCCGGCCTGGCTGGACAACCACGGTCGCCAGCGGCACCGGCGCTGGCTGCGGCACACCGGCGAGGAACTGGTGCACACGCTGGTGTGGACGGACGCGCACGACCGCACGCTGCTGGCCGAGCAGCGGACCATCACCTGCCGGCCGGTCGACGGGACCGCCTGGTCGCTGGGCCTGCACACCCGGCTGGCCAACGTCACCGACCGGCCGTTGACCATCCGCAGCCCGGCGGCGCAGGGCCGGGCCGGGGCGGGGTACGGCGGCTTCTTCTGGCGTGGCCCGGCCGTCGCCGACACCGCCCGGCTCCTCAGCCCCGCCGGCACCGACGCGGCCGCCGTCAACGGCAGCCTCGCCGGCTGGGTCGCGGTCACCGGCACCGGCGAGGCCGGCCCCTGGACCGTGCTCTTCGTGCCGGGCGACGACACCACCGCCCGGGACAGGTGGTTCGTCCGGGCCCGCGACTATCTCGGGGTCGGCTCGTCGCTGGCCTGGGACCGGCCGCTGGTGCTCGGCCCGGCCGAGACGATCAGCCGGCACCTGGTCACCGTCGTCGTCGACGGTGCCCTGTCGGCGGCGACGGCCGGCGTACTCGCCGACGGTGTCCGGCAGCCGGCATGACCGGACCGATCCGGCCGAGCCGACCCCGGCAGGCCGAGCAGCCCGTCCGGCAGGAGAGCCTGCGCAGCATCAACCTCGAACTCGTCTTCCGGCAGATCCTCGGCGCCGCGCGGCCGATCTCCCGTACCGAACTCGCCGCGGTCACCGGGCTGACCCGGCCCACCATCACCCGGATCGTCGACGACCTGCTCGGCGGTCGACTCGTCACCGAGACCGGCCTCGCGCACGACGGTCGGGCCGGCCGACCCCGGGTCGGGCTGACCATCTCCGACCGGGGACCGGCCGGACTCGGCCTCGACATCCGCGCCGACGGGCTCGCGGCGTGCGTCGTCGACCTCACCGGTACGGTCCGGCACCTGGCCTTCGCCCCGGCGAGCTACGCCGACCGGGGCGCCCCGGCCGTCCTGGCCGACCTGGCCGGGATGGCGGACGCCGCCGTACGCGCCGTCGCGGCCGAGGACCTCACCGTCGTCACCGCCACCCTCGCCGTGCCCGGTCCGGTCGACGCCGGGCTGGTCAGGTCCGCCCCGGCGCTGGGCTGGCGCAACGCCGACGCCGGTACGCTGCTGCGGGCCGCCACCCGGCACCTGGACCTGCCGATCGCCGTCGACAACGAGGCGAACCTCGCCGCGCTTGGCGAGCTGTACGCCACGCACCACACCCTGGACAGTTTCGTCTACGTCTCCGGTGGACTCGGTATCGGTGCCGGGATAGTCCTGGACGGACGGTTGATGCGCGGCTCGCGGGGCTGGAGCGGCGAGCTCGGGCACGTCACCGTCCATCCGGACGGGAAGCCCTGCCCCTGCGGCTCCCGGGGCTGCCTACAGACGTACGCCAGCCTGGCGGCGATCCTCGGCGCCGAGCCGGCACCGCCGGGTACCACTCCGGACGCCGAGATCACCGCCCGGGCCGACGCGGGCCACCCGGACACCCTCGCCGCGCTCGACGTCGCCGGCACCGCGCTCGGCGTCGCGCTCGCCGACATGCTCAACATCCTCGACATCGGCTCGGTACTCCTCGGCGGCAGCTTCTCGCTGCTGGCGTCCTGGCTCACCGCCAACGCCCGGGCCGAGATCGACCAGCGGGTGCTGACCACCGACTGGGCGCCGGTGACCGTCCGGCCGGCCCTGCTCGGCCCGGACGCGGCCGTCATCGGTGCCGCGCTGACCTCCATCGACCAGGTCCGGCAGCAGCCGGCCGGTTGGTTGTCGCGCCGATCGGGCCGGCCCGGAGCGTCCCGACCGAGGCAACCGGCGAAGCCGTCCGGATAGCGCCCGACCTCGCCGGGGGGCCGGAAACGCGATGGGGTCGGCGGACGGGTGTGGGACGTCGCGGCCGTGCGCCGGGAACGCGGCTGATGGACGAGAAGCGCGAACTGCCCGGTTGGACGGTTGTGTGATCCCGAAAAGACAACGGTGGTTGTCCATGGCCGTGACGTCGCATAGCGTCCCTGTCGTTGCCCGCGTGTCCGGACGGATGCGGGCGGTGATTGCTTCGCTCACGCACGCGCGGAAGGGGAGGGACGTGCAACGACTGACATTCAGCGGGGGGATGAGATGGGCAGCCGGGCGAAGGCGCCTGCTCGCGGCGTCGGTACCCGTGCTGCTGGTCGCGGCGGCCGGAATGGCCGTCGGCGGTGCCGGGCCGGCGACCGCCGACCGGGCGGCCCGGTTCACACCGACCGAGCGCGACTTCTACATCAACTATGTGGACCCGAAGGTCGAGCGGCCCAGTGACGGCCCCGAGGTGGTGGTCCAGGGCGGCAAGCGCAAGGTCAAGCGGGCCAAGCCGGATCCGGTCACCGCGTTCGGCCGGAAGTTCGCCGAGGGCAACCCGGTGGCGGCCCGGAGCCTGGCCAGGACCGAGGCCGAGGCGATCCGGACCGGCAGGAACCCCCGGCACATCCGCTACAAGCAGGCCGACGAGACGCAGGTCGCGAAGCTGCTGACCATCCTGGTCGAGTTCAACCCCGACGCGGACGACGACTTCACCGGCGTGATGGTGCCGCGGGCGACGTTCGACGACGCGACCACCCCGGAGAACGAGCGGGAGTGCGTGCCCGGCAACGTCCAGAACGGGCCGCTGCACAACAACATCCCGAACCCGGCGAAGGCCTCCCACCCGGACAACAACTCGATGTGGGTGCCGGACTTCTCCACCGAGTTCTACAACAAGATGCTCTACAGCCGGGAGGGCATCACCGAGCGGGTCCGCACCGACCTGCGTGGCCCGGACGGCCGGCGCGGCATCGACCTGCGCGGCTACACGATGCGCAACATGTACCTGGAGATGTCCAAGGGCGCGTACACGGTGAGCGGCGAGGCGACCCCCTGGGTGACCGTGCCGCACTCCGAGGCGTGGTACGGCGCCGACACCTGCACCCAGGCCGACGGTGAGTGGGTGGCCGGGGCCAGCCAGGACATGAACGGGCACCCGGACAACCCGGCGGGCCCCGGCGCGCTCGGCGTCGACGCGGTCAACGTGCTGGCCGCGCAGAACCCGGACTTCCCGTGGGCCGACTACGACATCGAGGACGTCGCGGACGCCGACGGCGACGGCAACCTCAACGAGCCGGACGGTGTCATCGACCACCTGGTGCTGGTGCACGCGGGCGAGGACAAGTCCGGCGGCGGCGGCGCCGAGGGGCCGTACGCGATCTGGGCGCACTCGTCCGCGATCGTGCCCGGCCACACCATCCCGGGTACCGACAAGATGATCAGCAACTACATCGTCCAGCCGGAGGACTCCGGCGTCGGTGTCTTCGCCCACGAGTACGGGCACGACCTCGGCCTGCCGGACCTCTACGACATCGGCTCCGGCGGCGACTCGGACGTCGACTTCTGGGACCTGATGTCGTCCGGCTCGCACACCGGCCCGATCTTCCAGGGCATCCCCACCCACATGGGACTCTGGGACAAGTTCGTGCTCGGCTGGGCCGACCCGGTGATCCTGAACCCCGGCGACGACCCGGCCCGGGTCAAGCTCGGGCAGACCTCGCGGACCCCGGTCGGCACCGAGGACGGCGTCCGGGTGAACCTGCCGGCCAAGCAGATCAGCCTCTCCACCCCGCACAGCGGGGAGGGGCAGTGGTGGACCAACAACGACCAGTCCTGGGCCGACGTGCGGCTGACCCGCTCCCTTGAGGTGCCGGCCGGCTCCGACGTGCGGTTCTGGCTCTGGAACAACTACTCCATCGAGGAGGACTGGGACTACGGCTTCGTCGAGGTCTCCACCGACGGTGGCAGCACCTGGGCCGAGCAGAAGGTCTTCGACGCGGCCGGCAACCTCGTCTCCACCGACGACGGCGACCCCGACCCGAACGGCCGGCTGCACGACTACGGCAACAAGAAGTACGGCCTGACCGGCAGCACCGGCGGGCAGTGGCGGCACGACTACGTCAGCCTGACCGGGTTCGCCGGGCAGACCGTCCAGCTGCGACTGCGGTACGCCACCGACGCCGCGTTCGAGGACACCGGCTGGTTCACCGACGACTTCTCGGTCACCGCCGACGGCACGACCGTCTGGTCCGACGACGTGGAGAGCGGTGCCAACGGCTGGACCGCGACCGTCGGCACCTTCACCAACACCACCGGTACCGGCTGGAGCATCTCGCCCGGCGAGTTCTCCTACGCGCACTACTACCTCGCCGAGTGGCGCAACCACGACGGCTTCGACGAGGGCCTGAAGTACGCGTACCAGACGAACTACAACCGGGACGGTGCCTGGAAGGTGGACCGGGTGCCGTACAACGCCCCCGGCATGCTCGTCTGGTACCGGGACACCAGCTACGGCAACCTGAACCTGGTCCTGAACAACCTCTACGACCCGCCGAGCATCGGTGCCAAGGGCGGTCTGCTGATCGTGGACTCGCACTTCGACCCGTACCGCCGGCAGGGGACGGCGGCGGCGAAGGACCCGTCGGGGCTGGACAACCTGCCCTCGCGGCCGCAGTCGTCGAACGCGGCGTTCGGCTTCGGCCGGACCTACCCGTTCACCGAGTGTTTCGAGGCGCCGAACGAGCCGTTCAGCGCGTACTGCACCAAGTTCAGGTCCCAGCCCGGGGTCAGGTCCTTCACCGACGCCAAGGGCTGGTACCCGGGCATCGAGTACCGGCCGGACCTGGACGCGGAGAGCCCGCTCTTCTTCCGGGACGCCGACGCGTCGGTCGTGGTCCCCTCGGAGGGGAACGCGCCCTACTCGGTGCGGACCGTGGACCGCAACGGCAAGCCGGCGCGGAGCCAGTACGGCCTCGACCTGGGTGGCGGGGTCGTGACCGGCACCGGCAATCCGGGTGATGCCGGGGTGGACCTCGGCGTCCGGTTCGAGCTGCTCAAGCCCGGCCACCGCAACCAGTGGGCGGATGTCCGGGTGGTGCCGCCCGGCGCACCGTAACCGGTACCGGAGAGATCCACCGGTCTCCAGGGGCCGCCGTCAGCATCCCGCTGGCGGCGGCCCCGCCCGTTTCCCGTTCCTGGCGTTTGGCCCGGTCCCGGCGGCGCCGGCCAGTACCATTACGGGTTATATGCACGCAATCCGCTTCTCCTCTCGGAGGTGCGCGTGACGACGACCGGTCGACGGCGGCCCACCCCCGCCGACCCGAGCCCCGAGCCGTCGCCAGGCGGCCGGGTGCCGAGCGGGACGGATCGGGACCTGCCTCCCGAGCTGGGCCCGGACGCGGTCGGCGTACTCGACGGGTTGTCGTTCATGCTCTCCGACGCGACCGGGGACGTGCCGGCCGGCTCGATCGGCGGGCTGATCCACGAGGACACCCGGTTCCTGAGCCGCTGGGAACTCCTGCTCGGCGGCGTCCGGCCGCTGCTGCTCGGCTCCAGCTCGGTCGACCCCTATTCGGCGGCGTTCTTCCTGGCCAACGCGGAGCTGCCGGAGTTGCCCGCCAACCGGGTCGGGATCCGCCGGCAGCGTTTCGTCGGCGAGGGGATGTTCGAGCGGATCTCGGTGCAGTGCTTCGCCGACGAACCGGTGCCGATCGAGCTGCGGCTGGCGGTCGACGTCGACTTCGCCGACCTCTTCGAGGTCAAGGAGCAGCTCCGGGACCGTTCCGGCCAGATCGTCCGGGAACATACCGCCGACGGCTCCCGGCTCAGCTTCGGCTACCGCAACGAGGGGTTCACGGTCAGCACCGAGATCCGGGCGGTCCCGCCGGCGAGCCGGATCGAGGGCGACGACCTGGTCTGGGACCTCCTGCTGCATCCGGGGGAGAGCTGGGAGGTCGAGCTGCACGTGCCGCTGCACTACGTCAGCGTGCACGTGGTGCCGACCCGTCGAGAGTTCGGCGACGTGTTCGAGGTCGGCAGGGACGACGACTCGACCGGCCGGTGGCGGTCCAGCCGACCCGAGGTGCACGCCGACTCGGACCTGGTCCGCGACGTCTACCACCAGTCCGTGGCCGACCTGGTCTCGATGCGGGTCGAGAAGGAGATCGCCGGGGAGCGGATCGTCTTCACCGCCGCCGGGCTGCCGTGGTTCCTCACGCTCTTCGGGCGGGACTCGGTGATCACCGCCTACCAGGCGCTGATCGGCGGGCCGGAACTCGCCCGGGGCACCCTGCTGACCCTCGCCGCGCACCAGGCCGTCGACCTGGACGACTTCACCGACCGCGAGCCGGGCAAGATGCCGCACGAGTACCGTGGCGGCGAGCTGACCCGACTCGGCGTCAAGCCGCACAACCCGTACTACGGCGCCGCCGACACCACCCAGCTCTGGCTGGTGCTGCTCTCGGAGTACTGGCGCTGGACCGGTGACGAGCAGTTGCTGCACGACGTACGGGAGAACGCCTACGCGGCGCTGCACTGGATCGACGAGTACGGCGACTCGGACGGCGACGGCTACGTCGAGTACGCCACCCGCTCCACCCAGGGCCTGGGCAACCAGTGCTGGCGGGACTCCTGGAACGGGGTGCAGACCGCCGACGGGACGATCCCGGTGCTGCCGATCGCGACCTGCGAGATCCAGGGCTACACCTACGACGCGAAGCTGCGGCTGGCCGAACTCGCCGACGGCCCGTACGCGGATCCGGAGCTGGCCCGGCGGCTGCGCGCCGATGCCGCCGAGCTGGCCGACCGGTTCAACCGGGACTTCTGGCTCGACGACCGGGGCGGCTACTACGCCCTCGGGCTGGACGGGGACAAACAGCCCATCGACGCGATGACCTCCAACATGGGACACCTGCTCTGGAGCGGCATCGTGCCGGCGGAACGGGCCGCGATCCTGGCCCGGCAACTCATGTCCGACGAACTCTTCTCCGGCTGGGGCGTGCGTACCCTGTCGACCCGCGATCGCGGCTACAACCCGATCGGCTACCACCTCGGCACCGTCTGGCCGCACGACAACTCGCTCGTCGCGCACGGGCTGGCCCGGTACGGCTTCCGGGCGGAGGCGAACCGGATCATCGAGGCGATGCTGGAGGCGGCCCGGTATTCCGACAACCGGCTGCCGGAGGCGTTCTCCGGCTACGACCGCTCGTTCGGCCGGGTCCCGGTGCCGTACCCGACCGCCTGCAATCCGCAGGCCTGGGCCAGCGCCGCCCCGCTGCTCTTCCTGCGCACCATGTTCGGGCTGGAGGCGGTCGAGGGGCGGTTCGTGCTCGACCCGGAGGTCCCGGAGCGGTTCGGACGGATCCAGCTCAACCGGGTACAGGGCTTCGGCCAGCGCTGGGAGATCGAGGTCAACGGCCGGCAGGGCCACCTGCGGCTGGTGCCCTGACCTCGACCGCGCCCCGGAGACCGGGAACCTGCACGGGCTGCTGGCGGCGTCGGCCGGCCGCCCCGGCCAGGTCGAGTGCGGTCCGGAGCAGCGCGACCGCCGGTGGGATCTCGGCATCGGTGATGTTGCCGTACCCGAGGACCAGCGCGGGCGACCCGGCCCGCTCCACCCGGTACGCGTCGAGGTCCGCCAGCCGCAGTCCGGCCGCCTCCGCCCCGGCGACCACCGCAGCGGTGTCGGTGCCGGCCGGGAGGTGCAGCAGGACGTGCAGTCCGGCGGCGGTGCCGGCCACCCGGCCGTCCGGCACCCGGGCGGCGAGTTCGCGCAGCAGCAGGTCGCGTCGGGTCCGGAACCGGCGTCGGGCCGCCCGCAGGTGCGTGTCGTACCAGCCCCGGTCGATGAAGGTGGCCAGGGCGAGCTGGTCCAGCACCGGCGGCGGCGCCGCGACGGCGTTCGCCGACCGGAGTGCCGGCAGCAGGGCCGGCGGTGCCACCGTCCAACCCAGGCCGAGGGCGGGGGAGAGGGTCTTGCTGACCGAGCCGACCAGGAAGACCCGGCGGGGGTCCAGGCCCTGCATCACCGCGATCGGCCGGCGGTCGTAGCGGAACTCGGCGTCGTAGTCGTCCTCGACGACGTACCCGTCGACCGCCCGCGCCCAGCGCACCAGTTCGGCCCGGCGGCCGGGGCTGAGCATGGCCCCGGTCGGAAACTGGTGCGCCGCGCCGACCACCACCGCCCGCACCCCGCCCGCCCGGGCCAGCTCGGCCACCCGCAGCCCGTCCCGGTCCACCGGGACCGGGACGGTCCGCAGCCCGGCGCTCGCCGCCGCGTCCCGGAGCCGACCCCAGCCCGGCTCCTCCACCGCCACCTCGGCGATCCCCTCCGCCCGCAGCGCCCGGCAGATCCGGAACAGCCCGTCGGTGATGCCGGCGCAGACCAGCACCGACCCGGGCTGCGCGTCGGCGCCGCGCGACCGGCGCAGGTATTCCGCGAGCGTGCCGCGCAACGCCGGATGGCCGGCCGGGTCGGGTGGACCGAGGTCGTACCGCGCGGCCGAGCCGGTGACCGTGTGCACCGCCTCGGCCCAGCGTCGGCGGGGGAAGGCCCGCAGGTCGGGCAGGCCGGGCGCCAGGTCGTAGCGGAGCGGTGGCAGCGCCGGTCCGGGCACCGCGCGGCGGCGTGCCGGTGCGGTCTCCGGCGACCACGAGACCCGGGTGGCCGAGCCGACCCGGGCCGCGAGGTAGCCCTCGGCGACCAGTTGGGCGTACGCCTCGGTCACCACCCACCGCGAGCAGTCGAGTTCCTCGGCGAGCGCCCGGCTGGGCGGTACGGCGGCGCCGGTCGCGAGCCGGCCGTCCCGGATCGCGGCCCGCAGCGCCCGGGTCAGCCGGTCGTGCAGGGGACGCCGGGCGCGTTCCCGGGGCTCGATCTCCAGCAGGGTGGCCCACGCGGAATTGGTCTGGGATTCTGCCACGATATTGGAGCGTACTGCCCGTCCGATCGCGCCTACCGTTTCAGTCATGACCCACAACATCGCGCTCGGCGCCATGCTCTTCGGCACTGTCCAGGACGAGCGGCGCTCCTTCGAACTCCTGGACCACTTCGTCGAGGCCGGCGGCACCTGGATCGACACGGCCAACTGCTACGCCTTCTGGGCGGACCCCAGCGGGTACGGCGGGCAGAGCGAGGAACTGCTCGGCCGCTGGCTGGCCCGCCGCCCGGGGGTACGCGACCGGATCAGGATCAGCACCAAGGTGGGCTGCGAGCCGACCGTGGCCGGCCGGTTCCCGGAGACCGCGGAGGGGCTCTCCGCCTCGGCGATCAAGCACGGGATCGACGGCAGCCTCCGCCGGCTCGGCGTGGAGCACGTCGACCTCTACTGGGCGCACATGGAGGACCGCCGCACGCCGCTGGCGGAGACGGTGGCCGCCTTCGACGAACTCGTCTCCGCCGGTACGGTCGGCGCGCTCGGCTGCTCGAATCACGCGATCTGGCGGGTGGAGCGGGCCCGGGAGATCGCCCGGACGAACGGGATGACCGGGTTCACGGCGGTGCAGCAGCAGCTCAGCTACCTCCGCCCCCGCCCCGGGACCCGGCCCAGCGTGGTGCACCGGTTCGGTGCGGTCAGCGACGAGGTCGTCGACTACCTGGAGTCCCACCCCGAGATGTCGCTCTGGGCGTACACGCCGCTGCTCGGCGGCCAGTACACCCGGGCGGACAAGCCGCTGCCGCCGGAGTACGAGCACCCGGGCACCGAGCGCCGGCTCGCCGTACTGGACGAGATCGCCGCCGAGACCGGCACCAACCGCAACCAGGTGGTGCTCGCCTGGCTGACCGGGGGCAACCCGGCCGCCACCCCGATCGTCGGGGTGAGCACGGTCGCCCAGTTGCGGGAGGCCCTGGCCGGGGTGGCGCTGGTGCTCACCGCCGAACAGCGGGCCCGGCTCGACGCCGCCGCCTGACCCGGCTGCCGGGCGCCGACGGCCCGGAACCCGGCCCGACGAGCCGGCCCGGCGGATCGGGGGCGGGCGCGGGCGTGCGGTGCCGGGGAACCGGACGCGGGTCCGGGTGGCCACCTCGACGGTGACCACCCGGACCCGGTGCCGTGCCGGCCGGGCTACCGTCCGGCGAGCGCGCCGTCCGGCTCGAACCTCGGCCGGAGCTGCTGGAGCCCGGTCGCGTCCACCTCGGCCGCCGGGCCGTGGTAGATCGCGTTGTACAGCAGGTTGAACTGCGCCCGGGGCAGGGTACGGAAGGTGATCTCGCTGCCGTACGTCACCACCTGTCCCTTGCCGACGTCGAAGGAGGCGGTGTTGACCGTGCCCCGGATGTGCTCGGCGCCGCGCAGGTATCCGCTGGCCAGCACCTCACCCTCGGCCGGGTACTTCGACACCACCGTCCCCTTGCCGGTCAGCTCCCACGCCTGGGTGTCGTAGAGCCAGACCGGCCAGGACTCCGGCATGCCCCAGGCGACCGGGTTGGTCGGGTCGAACTCCTGGTGCAGCAGGCTACCGCCGGTGACGAACTCGTCCTCGTCGTCGGGCAGGGCCGGCTTGATCGGCAGTTTCAGCAGTTCCTGCACGGTCGCCACCGAGCTGCCGATCGCCAGCAGCGTGCCGCCGTCCCGGACGAACTGCGCCAGCTTGCGCCAGCCCTTGTCGCCCACCCCGTAGGCCCAGGAGTACTTCTCGGCGTACTCCTTCGGGTCGAGGCCCTCGACGATGTCGTCCTTGGAGATGCCGTGCGACAGGACGATGGTGTCGTACAGCTCGTTCAGCGACTTCCGCTGGAAGTCCTGCGCCGCGACGACGTCGTAGTTGACGCCGTACTGGTCGAACTGCCACATGTCCCAGCCGCCCGGCATGTTGCCGACGCCCCGGAAGAGCCCGACCCGGGTCTGCGGCTTGAGCTGCACCCCCGCGACGCGCGGCGCCCGGGCCACCGCGGTGACCTGGAGGCCGACCCTGGCCGAGGCGGTCGCCAGCACGTTGCGGGCCTGCGGGGTGGCCGGCACGACGTAGGTACCGGGCGGATAGCTGCCGCCCTGCGCGTCGAACCCCTGCGCGGCGCGGAACGTCGGGATGTTGGCGTCCTGCAACGCCGAGACGAGCTGGATCGTCCCGTACGACTCGGGGCGGACCAGGTAGGCACCCCGGTTGCCGGGGGCGGGCGGCATCGTCACCTGGGGCAGCTTCACCGAGGTGACCCGTTCCAGGCTGGCCTCGAACGGCGCGCGGATCTCGGCGACGTCGACCCCGAGTTGCAGCGGCAGGCTGGTCGTCGCCTCCGCGTACGGCAGCAGCACCGGGCAGTCGCCGCAGTCCCGTACCTCCGGGTACCTGTCGGTGCCGAGCACCTGGTGCGCCCAGTTGCCGCGCGGCTGCCGCATCTTGATCACATAGGAGCCGGCGCCGTAGCGCTTCCCGTCGGCGACGAACTCCGAGGTGGCCCGGTCGATCTCCACCTGTGTCCACTCCAGACGCTGGAGCATCTCGAAGGTCGCGTACGGGTCACGCTGGTCGGCGTCGACCACGAACGCGTAGCTGCCGGCCGGTACGCCCTTGGTCATGTACTCGTGCGGCACCGCGTACAGGTTGTCGTAGAGCAGGTCCCGGCCGTTCTCCGCGGTGTACTCCATCCCGGCGTAGGTGGCGATCTTCGCGTAGTCGACGATGTCCGCCAGGGTCCAGGTGTTGGAGCGGTACGGCTCGATCAGGCTCATCCTGGCCTGCTGCGGGCCGAGCGGGCGGCCGTCCGGCGACACCTGCGGGTAGGCGTAGTCGGTCACCGAGGCGATCTCGGTCAGGTAGACGCCGGAGCCGGTGAACGGGAAGAACCCGACCGGCTGCTCCAGGGTCCAGAAGATGTGGTAATCGAGGCTGCCCACCCCGGTCTTGCCGGCGGCGGCGAGGGCCCGGGCGGCGTGCTGACCGATCGCCGAGACCGAGGAACTCATGTTCGCCGGCACGTTCTCGCTGGTGATCCCCCCGTACGGCGGTACGAAGATCCGGCTGCCGGTGTTCCCCTTCTGGTGCATGATGTGCACGATCGCCGGCCGGTACTTCTTCTCCAGCGCCAGCCGGTACTGCGCCTCGATCTGGGTGAACATCGTCCAGTCGCGGTTGTCGTCGTGCCCGGTGTACTTGTGGTAGAGGTCCGGGTACGTCCGCCGGTAGTCCGTCCCGGCGGTGGAGTTGAAGTGGTCGACGATGAGGTGCTGGCCGTCCGGGTTCTGCGACGGGACCAGCACGATGACCGAGTTGTTCAGGACGTTCCTGGTGAACTCCGAGTCCTCGGTGGCGAGCCGGTGCACGATGTCGTTGATCGCCTGTCCGTTGCCGACCTCGCTGGAGTGGATCGTCGCCTCCAGGTGGTAGAACGGCACCCCCTCCCCGGCGAGCCTGCGGGCCTCCTCGGGGCTGGTGTTGCGCGGGTCGGAGAGCTTCTGGTTGATCTCGACCAGGCGGTCCAGCCGGCGCAGGTTCTTCGGCGCGCTGATCAGCACGGTGGCGTACTCGTTGCCCATCGTGGTGCGGCCGATCGTCTCGTAGTCGACCCGGTCGGAGCGTTCCGCCACCAGTCTCATGTAGCGGAGCACGTCGGGATAGCCGGCCAGTTTCCCTTCGGCGCCCATCTTGAAGCCGAAGTGCTGTTCCGGAGTGGGGATGGGTGCGGCCCGCGCGGTGCCGGCGGCCTCGGCGAGACCGGGGCCGGCGGTGGCGGTTGGTGCGACGGCGGTGGAGCCGACCAGGGCCAACAGGCCGACACAGGCGGTGTACAACAACGGGGGGCGGGTTTTGAGCATCGCGGGACCTTTCGACTCGACATCAGTCGTCGTAGATCGACCGTGCCTGAACGCTAGCGGTGTGAATGAAGATCCACAGTGGGGTCGCTGTTCGCGTTTGTTCGGTCTTCGGTCCCGCTCGGCGGAAGCTCAA from Plantactinospora sp. BC1 carries:
- a CDS encoding aldo/keto reductase is translated as MTHNIALGAMLFGTVQDERRSFELLDHFVEAGGTWIDTANCYAFWADPSGYGGQSEELLGRWLARRPGVRDRIRISTKVGCEPTVAGRFPETAEGLSASAIKHGIDGSLRRLGVEHVDLYWAHMEDRRTPLAETVAAFDELVSAGTVGALGCSNHAIWRVERAREIARTNGMTGFTAVQQQLSYLRPRPGTRPSVVHRFGAVSDEVVDYLESHPEMSLWAYTPLLGGQYTRADKPLPPEYEHPGTERRLAVLDEIAAETGTNRNQVVLAWLTGGNPAATPIVGVSTVAQLREALAGVALVLTAEQRARLDAAA
- a CDS encoding M14 family zinc carboxypeptidase, with translation MLKTRPPLLYTACVGLLALVGSTAVAPTATAGPGLAEAAGTARAAPIPTPEQHFGFKMGAEGKLAGYPDVLRYMRLVAERSDRVDYETIGRTTMGNEYATVLISAPKNLRRLDRLVEINQKLSDPRNTSPEEARRLAGEGVPFYHLEATIHSSEVGNGQAINDIVHRLATEDSEFTRNVLNNSVIVLVPSQNPDGQHLIVDHFNSTAGTDYRRTYPDLYHKYTGHDDNRDWTMFTQIEAQYRLALEKKYRPAIVHIMHQKGNTGSRIFVPPYGGITSENVPANMSSSVSAIGQHAARALAAAGKTGVGSLDYHIFWTLEQPVGFFPFTGSGVYLTEIASVTDYAYPQVSPDGRPLGPQQARMSLIEPYRSNTWTLADIVDYAKIATYAGMEYTAENGRDLLYDNLYAVPHEYMTKGVPAGSYAFVVDADQRDPYATFEMLQRLEWTQVEIDRATSEFVADGKRYGAGSYVIKMRQPRGNWAHQVLGTDRYPEVRDCGDCPVLLPYAEATTSLPLQLGVDVAEIRAPFEASLERVTSVKLPQVTMPPAPGNRGAYLVRPESYGTIQLVSALQDANIPTFRAAQGFDAQGGSYPPGTYVVPATPQARNVLATASARVGLQVTAVARAPRVAGVQLKPQTRVGLFRGVGNMPGGWDMWQFDQYGVNYDVVAAQDFQRKSLNELYDTIVLSHGISKDDIVEGLDPKEYAEKYSWAYGVGDKGWRKLAQFVRDGGTLLAIGSSVATVQELLKLPIKPALPDDEDEFVTGGSLLHQEFDPTNPVAWGMPESWPVWLYDTQAWELTGKGTVVSKYPAEGEVLASGYLRGAEHIRGTVNTASFDVGKGQVVTYGSEITFRTLPRAQFNLLYNAIYHGPAAEVDATGLQQLRPRFEPDGALAGR
- a CDS encoding PLP-dependent aminotransferase family protein; the encoded protein is MAESQTNSAWATLLEIEPRERARRPLHDRLTRALRAAIRDGRLATGAAVPPSRALAEELDCSRWVVTEAYAQLVAEGYLAARVGSATRVSWSPETAPARRRAVPGPALPPLRYDLAPGLPDLRAFPRRRWAEAVHTVTGSAARYDLGPPDPAGHPALRGTLAEYLRRSRGADAQPGSVLVCAGITDGLFRICRALRAEGIAEVAVEEPGWGRLRDAAASAGLRTVPVPVDRDGLRVAELARAGGVRAVVVGAAHQFPTGAMLSPGRRAELVRWARAVDGYVVEDDYDAEFRYDRRPIAVMQGLDPRRVFLVGSVSKTLSPALGLGWTVAPPALLPALRSANAVAAPPPVLDQLALATFIDRGWYDTHLRAARRRFRTRRDLLLRELAARVPDGRVAGTAAGLHVLLHLPAGTDTAAVVAGAEAAGLRLADLDAYRVERAGSPALVLGYGNITDAEIPPAVALLRTALDLAGAAGRRRQQPVQVPGLRGAVEVRAPAAGGPAGR